In a genomic window of Mycolicibacterium neoaurum VKM Ac-1815D:
- a CDS encoding heavy metal translocating P-type ATPase, producing MSTVTLDVGGMTCASCAARIEKRLNRIDGVEASVNFATEQARVDYPDTVTPEDLVAAVEATGYTAAVPAARTDSTETDGTGTEPDESAPWRQRLLISAALSLPVVALSMIPVLQFDNWQWLTLTLTSPVVVWGAWPFHRAAWTNLRHGAATMDTLISVGVTAAYLWSVWALFFTHAGMPGMKMPFEFISRSNEPHLYLEVAAAVTTFLLAGRYFEARAKRQSGAALRALLHMGAKDVAVLRTGASEATGKNTGAGEIRIPIAQLAVGDTFVVRPGEKIATDGVVTAGTSAVDASMLTGESVPFEVNVGDSVVGACVNVSGRLEVHATHVGADTQLAQMARLVTDAQSGKADVQRLADRVSAVFVPIVLVLSLATLVGWLLAGGAPAAAFTAAVAVLIIACPCALGLATPTALLVGTGRGAQLGILIKGPQILESTRRVDTIVLDKTGTVTTGRMSVVDVHVADGENVDEILRSVGALEHGSEHPIARAVSEYAARRGPLPAVDAFTNHGGLGVTGVVENRAVAAGRISWLRADWSLDAPQRLVQIADEAATHGHTPIWFAADGQIRAVIVVADTVKDTAAEAISGFRALGLTPILLTGDNRRAAESVAGQLGIERVVAEVLPAGKVDVITALQAEGHVVAMVGDGVNDAPALATADLGLAMGTGTDVAIEASDLTLVRGDLRAAVDAIRLSRATLGTIKGNLFWAFAYNVAALPLAAVGLLNPIIAGAAMAFSSVFVVSNSLRLRRFSPSTDAAGGRVG from the coding sequence ATGAGTACCGTCACCCTCGACGTAGGAGGCATGACCTGCGCATCGTGTGCGGCCCGGATAGAGAAGCGACTCAACCGGATCGACGGTGTCGAAGCCAGCGTCAACTTCGCCACCGAACAGGCGCGGGTCGACTACCCCGACACCGTCACACCGGAGGATCTCGTCGCCGCCGTCGAGGCCACCGGGTACACCGCGGCGGTGCCCGCCGCCCGGACCGACAGCACCGAAACCGACGGCACCGGAACCGAACCCGACGAGTCCGCGCCCTGGCGACAGCGGCTGCTGATCTCGGCGGCACTGTCCCTGCCGGTGGTCGCACTGTCGATGATCCCGGTACTGCAGTTCGACAACTGGCAATGGCTGACCCTCACCCTGACCTCCCCGGTGGTGGTGTGGGGCGCCTGGCCGTTCCACCGGGCCGCCTGGACCAACCTGCGCCACGGGGCGGCCACCATGGACACGCTCATCTCGGTGGGCGTCACCGCGGCCTACCTTTGGTCGGTGTGGGCGCTGTTCTTCACCCACGCCGGCATGCCCGGTATGAAGATGCCGTTCGAGTTCATCTCGCGCAGCAACGAACCACATCTCTACCTCGAAGTCGCCGCCGCCGTGACGACCTTCCTGCTGGCCGGGCGCTATTTCGAGGCGCGGGCCAAACGGCAGTCCGGTGCCGCGCTGCGGGCGCTGCTGCACATGGGCGCCAAGGATGTGGCCGTGCTGCGCACCGGGGCGAGCGAAGCGACGGGGAAAAACACCGGGGCAGGTGAGATCCGCATCCCCATAGCGCAACTCGCCGTCGGGGACACCTTCGTGGTGCGCCCCGGCGAGAAGATCGCCACCGACGGTGTGGTGACCGCGGGCACCTCGGCCGTCGACGCGTCGATGCTCACCGGTGAGTCGGTGCCGTTCGAGGTCAACGTCGGCGACTCGGTGGTCGGTGCGTGCGTGAACGTGTCCGGGCGGCTGGAGGTCCACGCCACCCACGTCGGCGCCGACACCCAACTGGCGCAGATGGCCCGCCTGGTCACCGACGCCCAGAGCGGTAAGGCCGACGTCCAGCGGCTGGCCGACCGGGTTTCGGCGGTCTTCGTCCCGATCGTGCTGGTGCTGTCGCTGGCCACCCTGGTGGGCTGGTTGTTGGCCGGAGGTGCGCCGGCCGCCGCCTTCACCGCGGCAGTTGCCGTGCTGATCATCGCCTGCCCATGCGCCCTGGGCCTGGCCACCCCGACCGCGCTGCTGGTCGGCACGGGCCGCGGGGCCCAGTTGGGCATCCTGATCAAGGGACCTCAGATCCTGGAATCCACTCGCCGGGTGGACACCATCGTCCTGGACAAGACCGGGACCGTGACCACCGGCCGGATGTCGGTGGTCGACGTGCACGTCGCCGACGGCGAGAACGTCGACGAGATCCTCAGATCGGTCGGCGCGTTGGAGCACGGCTCCGAACATCCGATCGCACGTGCTGTCAGCGAGTATGCGGCCCGGCGCGGCCCGCTGCCCGCGGTCGACGCGTTCACCAATCACGGCGGTCTCGGCGTCACCGGGGTGGTCGAGAACAGGGCGGTGGCCGCCGGCCGGATCAGCTGGCTGCGCGCGGACTGGTCGCTGGATGCGCCGCAGCGCCTGGTGCAGATCGCCGACGAGGCTGCCACCCATGGGCATACCCCGATCTGGTTCGCCGCCGACGGGCAGATCCGCGCCGTCATCGTGGTGGCAGATACGGTTAAAGACACCGCCGCAGAAGCGATTTCCGGATTTCGCGCGCTCGGCCTGACCCCGATCCTGTTGACCGGCGACAACCGCCGGGCCGCCGAATCGGTGGCCGGTCAGTTGGGTATCGAACGCGTGGTCGCCGAGGTCCTGCCCGCAGGGAAGGTCGACGTGATCACCGCGCTGCAGGCCGAGGGCCATGTCGTCGCCATGGTGGGCGACGGAGTCAACGACGCACCCGCGCTGGCCACCGCCGATCTCGGCCTGGCGATGGGCACCGGCACCGATGTTGCCATCGAGGCATCGGATCTGACCCTGGTGCGCGGGGATCTGCGTGCCGCCGTCGATGCCATTCGGCTGTCCCGCGCCACGCTGGGCACGATCAAGGGAAATCTGTTCTGGGCGTTCGCCTACAACGTCGCGGCCTTACCGCTGGCCGCGGTCGGCCTGCTCAACCCGATCATCGCCGGCGCCGCGATGGCCTTCAGTTCGGTGTTCGTGGTGAGCAACAGTCTGCGGCTGCGCCGGTTCTCGCCGAGCACGGACGCCGCAGGCGGTCGGGTGGGCTAA
- a CDS encoding ABC transporter ATP-binding protein: MTRPARGMQPPTVRSRDFTGSALRLLKRLTPQRMLTATVIMLAVGGIAIGVIGPRILGHATDLLFDGVIGRGLPAGLSKEEAITAARARGDDTLADLLSGMNVVPGKGVDFTAVAHTLLLALGLYLVAALLVWLQARILNVVVQRTMMTLRAEIQQKVHRLPLSYVDGRQRGELLSRVTNDVDNVQSTLGMAISQLLTSALTVLAVLVAMLTISPLLTALTVLTVPLSLWATRAIARRSAKLFAEQWANTGRLNAHIEETYSGFTVVKTYGHRAAAGRQFDTLNGDVHRTSLAAQFLSGLVGPATTFIGNLSYVAVAVVGGIQVATGQITLGSIQAFIQYVRQFNQPLTQVAAMYNALQSGIASAERIFEVLDAEEEPSDAPPATRPVGPGRVRFERVSFGYRPDSPVIDELSLIAEPGTTVAIVGPTGAGKTTLVNLLMRFYDADSGRITIDDVDIATMPRADLRSRIGMVLQDTWLFSGTVYDNIAYGRPDAGADEVHAAARAAHVDRFVRTLPLGYQTRVGDDGGAISAGEKQLITIARAVLARPQLLILDEATSSVDTRTELLIQQAMAELRRDRTSFIIAHRLSTIRDADQILVMEAGRIVERGTHAELLARRGEYWEMAKA, translated from the coding sequence ATGACGCGCCCGGCGCGCGGGATGCAACCGCCGACCGTCCGCTCCCGAGATTTCACCGGTTCGGCGCTGCGGCTGCTGAAACGACTGACCCCGCAACGCATGTTGACCGCGACGGTGATCATGCTGGCCGTCGGCGGTATCGCGATCGGCGTGATCGGCCCACGAATCCTCGGCCACGCCACCGACCTGCTGTTCGACGGTGTCATCGGCCGCGGACTGCCGGCCGGGCTGAGCAAGGAGGAGGCGATCACCGCCGCCCGGGCCCGCGGTGACGACACCCTGGCCGACCTGTTGTCCGGGATGAACGTCGTACCCGGCAAGGGGGTCGATTTCACCGCGGTCGCGCACACCCTGCTGCTCGCGCTCGGGCTGTATCTGGTTGCCGCCCTGCTGGTATGGCTGCAGGCACGCATCCTCAACGTGGTGGTGCAACGCACCATGATGACGCTGCGCGCCGAAATCCAGCAGAAGGTGCACCGGTTGCCGCTGTCCTATGTGGACGGCCGTCAGCGCGGCGAACTGCTCAGCCGCGTCACCAATGATGTCGACAATGTGCAGTCCACGCTGGGCATGGCGATCAGCCAGCTGCTCACGTCGGCGCTGACGGTGCTGGCCGTGCTGGTGGCGATGCTGACGATCTCCCCGCTGCTGACGGCGCTGACCGTGCTCACCGTCCCGCTGTCGCTGTGGGCGACCCGCGCCATCGCCCGCCGGTCGGCGAAGCTGTTCGCCGAGCAGTGGGCCAACACCGGCCGGCTCAACGCCCATATCGAGGAGACCTACAGCGGTTTCACTGTCGTGAAGACCTACGGCCACCGAGCCGCGGCGGGCCGGCAGTTCGACACGCTCAACGGCGATGTACACCGCACCAGCCTTGCCGCGCAGTTCCTTTCCGGCTTGGTCGGACCCGCCACCACCTTCATCGGCAACCTCAGCTACGTCGCCGTCGCGGTGGTCGGTGGCATCCAGGTCGCCACCGGGCAGATCACCCTCGGCAGCATCCAGGCCTTCATCCAGTACGTCCGCCAGTTCAACCAGCCGCTGACGCAGGTCGCCGCGATGTACAACGCGCTGCAGTCCGGGATTGCCAGCGCAGAGCGGATTTTCGAAGTGCTCGATGCCGAGGAGGAGCCATCGGACGCGCCGCCGGCCACCCGACCGGTCGGCCCTGGTCGGGTGCGGTTCGAGCGGGTGTCCTTCGGCTACCGGCCCGACTCCCCCGTCATCGACGAGCTGTCGCTGATCGCCGAGCCCGGCACCACCGTCGCGATCGTCGGGCCGACCGGGGCCGGCAAGACCACGCTGGTGAACCTGCTGATGCGGTTCTACGATGCCGACTCCGGCCGCATCACCATCGACGATGTCGACATCGCCACCATGCCGCGGGCCGATCTGCGTTCGCGGATCGGCATGGTGCTGCAGGACACCTGGCTGTTCAGCGGGACCGTCTACGACAACATCGCCTACGGGCGACCCGATGCCGGCGCCGACGAGGTGCATGCGGCCGCCCGGGCCGCCCACGTCGACCGGTTCGTACGAACGCTGCCGCTGGGCTACCAGACCCGCGTCGGCGATGACGGCGGTGCGATCAGTGCCGGCGAGAAGCAGCTGATCACCATCGCCAGAGCGGTGCTGGCCCGACCCCAGCTGTTGATCCTCGACGAGGCGACCAGCTCGGTGGACACCCGCACCGAACTGCTGATCCAACAGGCGATGGCCGAGTTACGCAGGGACCGGACGAGTTTCATCATCGCCCACCGGCTGTCGACGATCCGCGACGCCGACCAGATCCTGGTGATGGAGGCCGGCCGTATCGTCGAGCGCGGCACTCATGCCGAGCTGCTGGCCCGGCGCGGTGAGTACTGGGAGATGGCCAAGGCCTGA
- a CDS encoding cation transporter — MSIVLDVHGMTCGHCVKSITAALTAVEGVTSVDVDLSAGTVTVAGSAATESLAAAIEDAGYDVAVPA, encoded by the coding sequence ATGAGCATCGTCCTTGACGTCCACGGTATGACCTGTGGCCACTGCGTAAAGTCCATCACCGCCGCACTCACCGCCGTCGAGGGTGTGACCTCGGTGGATGTCGATCTGAGCGCGGGAACCGTCACCGTCGCAGGTAGCGCGGCGACCGAATCTCTTGCGGCCGCCATCGAGGACGCCGGCTACGACGTGGCCGTACCGGCCTGA
- a CDS encoding DUF3558 domain-containing protein has product MLVVATAVLPVVVACSDSESPSTPSVPSTTESAPEAQHGPVFPECGGISDETIAQLTQVRGLVNTARTSVGCQWLVGGGIIGPHFSFTHFRGSPMGRERKTMELSRASVEDVSIEGHDGFVGIGEDLVLGRNLCEVGIGFGDDFIEWSVSYTQKPFPDACEVAKELTRQSIVNAQR; this is encoded by the coding sequence ATGCTGGTTGTCGCCACTGCGGTGCTGCCCGTCGTCGTCGCGTGTTCGGATTCCGAGAGCCCGAGTACACCCTCGGTGCCCTCCACCACGGAGTCCGCCCCGGAGGCCCAACACGGGCCGGTGTTCCCCGAGTGCGGTGGCATCAGCGATGAGACCATCGCCCAGCTGACCCAGGTCCGTGGGCTGGTCAACACCGCGCGCACCTCGGTGGGGTGCCAGTGGCTCGTCGGCGGTGGCATCATCGGCCCGCACTTCTCGTTCACGCACTTCCGCGGCAGTCCGATGGGCCGCGAACGCAAGACCATGGAGCTCTCGCGGGCCAGCGTCGAGGATGTCAGCATCGAGGGACACGACGGTTTCGTCGGCATCGGCGAGGACCTGGTCCTGGGCCGGAACCTCTGCGAGGTCGGCATCGGATTCGGCGACGACTTCATCGAGTGGTCGGTGAGCTACACCCAGAAGCCGTTCCCCGATGCCTGTGAAGTGGCCAAAGAATTGACCCGCCAATCGATTGTGAATGCGCAGCGATGA
- a CDS encoding DUF305 domain-containing protein, producing MAIATGAAAVLLLAGCTSQSEPAADGHTDHGHDTGQESGHNTSHDGSGANPGPGADAGTHNGDDVAFAQHMIPHHSQAVEMADILLAKPDVDPRVVTLAEQIRAAQAPEIEQMQGWLDQWGNPPMPAMDHSSMDGMVAPADIEKLRAAPGPEATKLFLEQMIGHHEGAVTMAQSEIDGGQYPQAVDLARAIIDSQQKEIDEMKSILNSL from the coding sequence ATGGCGATCGCAACAGGAGCGGCCGCCGTCCTGCTGCTGGCAGGCTGTACCAGTCAGTCCGAACCCGCCGCCGACGGTCACACCGACCACGGCCATGACACCGGTCAGGAGAGCGGTCACAACACCAGTCACGATGGCAGCGGGGCAAACCCCGGCCCCGGCGCCGACGCCGGCACGCACAACGGTGACGACGTCGCGTTCGCGCAGCACATGATTCCGCATCACAGCCAGGCCGTGGAGATGGCCGACATCTTGCTGGCCAAGCCCGACGTGGATCCCCGGGTGGTCACGCTGGCCGAGCAGATCCGCGCCGCGCAGGCGCCCGAGATCGAACAGATGCAGGGCTGGCTGGACCAATGGGGCAACCCGCCGATGCCCGCCATGGACCACAGTTCGATGGACGGCATGGTCGCACCCGCCGATATCGAGAAACTGCGCGCGGCACCGGGTCCGGAGGCCACCAAGCTGTTCCTGGAGCAGATGATCGGACACCACGAGGGTGCGGTCACCATGGCGCAGAGCGAGATCGACGGCGGGCAGTACCCGCAGGCCGTCGACCTGGCCCGGGCCATCATCGACAGTCAGCAGAAAGAGATCGACGAGATGAAGTCGATCCTGAACAGCCTCTGA
- a CDS encoding ABC transporter ATP-binding protein, producing the protein MLLALVRHHVRPYRGLLAVVAVLQVVSTLASLYLPTVNAAIIDDGVAKGDTGRIVDLGLVMLGVTALQVVCAVGAVFFGSRAAIGFGRDLRAAIFGHVLTFSATESARFGAPTLLTRTTNDVQQIQLLVQMTATMLITAPIMGVGGIAMAIHQDAGLSWLLLVSVPVLAVANWWVVSKLLPIFRSMQRLIDNINRVMREQLAGIRVVRAFAREPLERERFAEANTALTDTALIAGRWQALMLPATTLVINISSVALIWFGGQRIDTGQMQVGSLIAFLAYFMQILMAVVMATLLLVLLPRASACAERITEVLSTVAQIGNPAEPVDGTDLRGEITLENATFSYPGADRAVVQGVSLTARPGTVTAIVGSTGSGKSTLLSLICRLYDVTGGSARLDGVDVRDYDTEDLWGAVGLVPQRGYLFSGTVADNLRYGKADADEAEMWDALRVAAADDFVRAHPDGLDMRVAQGGINFSGGQRQRLAIARAVIRRPAVYLFDDAFSALDTRTDARVQTALRQVSGSATVIIVSQRISTVAQADQVIVVEDGIVVGSGTHESLLQTCRTYVEFVDSQTVGIA; encoded by the coding sequence ATGCTGCTGGCACTGGTCCGCCACCACGTGCGGCCCTACCGCGGGCTGCTCGCGGTGGTGGCGGTGCTGCAGGTGGTCAGCACGCTGGCATCGCTGTATCTGCCGACGGTCAACGCCGCCATCATCGACGACGGCGTGGCCAAGGGTGACACCGGCCGCATCGTCGACCTCGGCCTGGTGATGCTCGGGGTGACCGCACTGCAGGTGGTGTGCGCGGTGGGCGCGGTGTTCTTCGGGTCCCGGGCCGCGATCGGGTTCGGCCGCGATCTGCGCGCCGCCATCTTCGGCCATGTCCTGACGTTCTCGGCCACCGAGAGTGCCCGGTTCGGTGCGCCGACACTGCTCACCCGAACCACCAACGATGTCCAGCAGATCCAGCTGCTGGTGCAGATGACGGCGACGATGCTGATCACCGCGCCGATCATGGGCGTCGGCGGGATCGCGATGGCGATCCACCAGGACGCCGGCCTGTCGTGGCTGCTACTGGTCAGTGTCCCGGTCCTGGCGGTGGCGAACTGGTGGGTGGTGTCCAAGCTGCTGCCGATCTTCCGGTCGATGCAGCGGCTGATCGACAACATCAACCGGGTGATGCGCGAACAACTCGCCGGTATCCGCGTGGTCCGCGCATTCGCCAGGGAGCCGCTGGAGCGAGAACGGTTCGCCGAGGCCAATACCGCACTGACCGATACCGCACTGATCGCCGGGCGATGGCAGGCGCTGATGTTGCCCGCTACGACGCTGGTGATCAACATTTCCAGCGTCGCGTTGATCTGGTTCGGGGGCCAGCGCATCGATACCGGCCAGATGCAGGTCGGCTCGCTGATCGCGTTCCTGGCCTATTTCATGCAGATCCTGATGGCGGTGGTGATGGCCACCCTGCTGCTGGTACTGCTGCCACGTGCCTCGGCATGCGCGGAGCGGATCACCGAGGTGCTGTCCACCGTCGCACAGATCGGCAATCCCGCCGAGCCTGTCGACGGCACCGATCTGCGCGGTGAGATCACGCTGGAAAATGCCACATTCAGCTATCCGGGCGCCGACCGTGCTGTCGTGCAAGGAGTCTCGCTGACCGCCCGGCCCGGCACCGTGACGGCGATCGTGGGAAGCACCGGTTCGGGAAAGTCGACGCTGCTGTCGCTGATCTGCCGGCTCTACGATGTGACGGGTGGATCGGCCCGCCTCGACGGCGTCGACGTGCGCGACTATGACACCGAGGATCTCTGGGGGGCCGTCGGGCTGGTGCCCCAGCGCGGTTACCTGTTCTCCGGAACCGTCGCCGACAACCTGCGGTACGGCAAGGCCGACGCCGATGAAGCCGAGATGTGGGACGCGTTGCGGGTGGCCGCCGCCGACGATTTCGTGCGCGCTCATCCCGACGGTCTGGACATGCGGGTGGCGCAGGGCGGCATCAACTTCTCCGGCGGTCAGCGGCAACGACTGGCGATCGCCCGCGCGGTGATCCGCCGTCCCGCGGTGTACCTGTTCGACGACGCCTTCTCGGCGCTGGACACCCGCACCGACGCCCGGGTGCAGACCGCGCTGCGGCAGGTGTCCGGGTCGGCCACCGTCATCATTGTCTCGCAGCGGATCAGCACCGTGGCCCAGGCCGATCAGGTGATCGTCGTCGAGGACGGCATCGTGGTGGGCAGCGGCACCCACGAGTCGCTGCTGCAGACCTGCCGGACATATGTGGAGTTCGTGGATTCCCAGACGGTGGGGATCGCATGA
- a CDS encoding adenylate/guanylate cyclase domain-containing protein, which translates to MGSDSDIDFDVEASGLLDGLTGQARADRAELIPWLLDQGVTVEQIRDCDEPVLLASRRILGDDGDYVSAREICESTGIDLELLQRVQRALGLPRVDDVDEPAHLRVDGEIARYAKQFADMGIDEDNIVLVVRALADGLSKTAEAMRFTSMAAVMAPGVSELDVAVASEALLRQVNPLLGPLIEDMLRLELRRTMESDAVTAGERAEGRPLPGAREVTVAFADLVGFTKLGEAVPPEELEGLANRLVQTTHEVVAPPVRFVKSIGDAVMLVSPEPMALLTAVLALLEAAGADDEFPRLRVGLASGKAVNRAGDWFGSPVNLASRVTGAARPGAVLVTEAVHDAIGEDAGIEWSFAGAKRLKGIKDEVKLFRARYCPG; encoded by the coding sequence GTGGGTAGCGACTCCGATATCGACTTCGACGTCGAGGCCTCCGGTCTGCTCGACGGGTTGACCGGTCAGGCCCGTGCCGACCGGGCCGAACTGATCCCATGGTTGCTGGACCAGGGTGTCACGGTCGAACAGATCCGCGACTGCGACGAACCGGTCCTGTTGGCGTCGCGCCGGATCCTGGGCGATGACGGCGATTATGTGTCCGCCCGCGAGATCTGCGAGAGCACCGGGATCGATCTGGAGCTGCTGCAGCGGGTTCAGCGGGCGCTGGGCCTGCCACGGGTCGACGATGTCGACGAGCCTGCGCACCTGCGCGTCGACGGTGAGATAGCCCGCTATGCAAAGCAATTCGCCGACATGGGTATCGACGAGGACAATATCGTCCTGGTCGTGAGGGCGCTCGCCGACGGATTGTCCAAGACGGCCGAGGCGATGCGGTTCACCTCGATGGCTGCTGTCATGGCCCCGGGGGTCAGCGAGCTGGATGTCGCGGTGGCATCCGAAGCGCTGCTGCGACAGGTCAACCCGCTGCTCGGCCCGCTGATCGAGGACATGCTGCGCCTGGAACTGCGCCGCACCATGGAGTCCGATGCGGTGACCGCAGGCGAGCGTGCCGAGGGACGGCCACTACCTGGTGCCCGAGAGGTGACCGTCGCGTTCGCCGATCTGGTGGGCTTCACCAAGCTGGGCGAGGCGGTGCCGCCCGAGGAACTCGAAGGCCTGGCCAACCGGCTGGTGCAGACCACGCACGAGGTGGTCGCGCCGCCGGTGCGATTCGTCAAGTCTATCGGCGATGCCGTGATGCTGGTCAGTCCCGAACCGATGGCGTTGTTGACGGCGGTGCTGGCGCTGCTGGAAGCCGCGGGCGCCGATGACGAATTCCCCCGACTGCGGGTGGGTTTGGCCTCGGGGAAGGCGGTCAACCGGGCGGGCGACTGGTTCGGCAGCCCGGTCAATCTGGCCAGCCGAGTCACCGGCGCGGCCCGGCCCGGCGCCGTGCTGGTCACCGAGGCGGTGCACGATGCGATCGGCGAGGACGCCGGCATCGAGTGGTCCTTCGCGGGCGCCAAACGGCTCAAGGGCATCAAGGACGAGGTCAAGCTGTTCCGGGCGCGCTACTGTCCCGGTTAG
- a CDS encoding AIM24 family protein has protein sequence MSGQWLRDPEGRYEYRWYDGQNWTDQVSHQGQVFASPLGPPPGAGGHPQDEQQAAPVRQDPQPQGGGDGFSGISGDLIDGRFSEKESSAIALQNERLLRVRVGEPFMARQGSMVAYQGNVDFAFEGGGAGKFLKKALTGEGLPLMRVQGQGDVFLAEQANYVHLLHLTNSGLSISGKNVLAFSASLDWNIERVKGGSIAVGGLFNTTLRGSGWVALTTDGPPVVLNAAEAPTYADTNAVVAWSANLQTQLKTSFKAGALIGRGSGEAVQVAFHGQGFVIVQPSEGITIPVQ, from the coding sequence GTGAGTGGTCAGTGGTTGCGGGATCCCGAGGGACGCTACGAGTACCGCTGGTACGACGGGCAGAACTGGACCGACCAGGTATCCCACCAGGGCCAGGTGTTCGCGTCCCCGCTGGGCCCGCCGCCCGGCGCCGGCGGCCACCCGCAGGACGAGCAGCAGGCCGCACCGGTTCGCCAGGATCCCCAGCCGCAGGGCGGCGGTGACGGTTTCAGCGGTATCAGTGGTGACCTGATCGACGGCCGGTTCAGCGAGAAGGAGTCGTCGGCGATCGCGCTCCAGAACGAGCGGCTGCTACGGGTCCGGGTCGGCGAACCCTTCATGGCCCGGCAAGGTTCCATGGTCGCCTACCAGGGCAACGTCGATTTCGCCTTCGAGGGCGGCGGGGCCGGCAAGTTCCTCAAGAAGGCACTGACCGGCGAAGGACTTCCGCTGATGCGCGTCCAGGGCCAGGGTGACGTGTTCCTGGCCGAGCAGGCCAACTACGTGCACCTGCTGCATCTGACGAACTCGGGGCTGTCGATCAGCGGTAAGAACGTGCTGGCCTTCTCGGCGAGCCTGGACTGGAACATCGAGCGGGTCAAGGGCGGCAGCATCGCCGTCGGTGGCCTGTTCAACACCACGCTGCGAGGCAGTGGGTGGGTTGCCCTGACCACCGACGGACCGCCGGTGGTGCTCAATGCCGCCGAGGCGCCGACCTACGCCGACACCAACGCGGTGGTGGCCTGGTCGGCGAACCTGCAGACCCAGCTCAAGACCAGCTTCAAGGCGGGTGCCCTGATCGGTCGCGGCTCCGGTGAGGCCGTGCAGGTCGCCTTCCACGGCCAGGGATTCGTGATCGTGCAGCCCTCAGAGGGCATCACCATCCCCGTGCAATAG